Proteins encoded within one genomic window of Spirochaetaceae bacterium:
- a CDS encoding serine hydrolase, with protein sequence MISNIAAHPEVASGIELLSAWIEAQMAQRREPGLSIGIVHDQELVWARGFGYADLNEPIPATAATRYRIASITKLFTSTGILMLRDAGMLQLDDPVERHLPWFTIRQRFPDAAAITIRHLLTHTAGLPREAAFPYWTDADFPTGEQVRDALPRQETAFPTETRWKYSNLALVLAGEVVGAVSGRPYEDFVQQRILDPLGMRDTLAGPPPPGAAGVAVGHGRRLPGADRPVLSALVDYRGIASAANMTSNVTDLAKFAMLQFRDRRAGGDQLLCGSSLREMQRVHWLDPSWEYGWGLGFKVIRQGDATYVGHSGQAPGYRTQVLLRPADKTGVIALSNAHDCDALRYCDRAFQWVLPAVLRASAPAPEPVTPDPGWQRYVGRYRDAWSDSQVLVRGGKLVIIDPAADDPLDTMATLAPVAEHVFRYESGDGYSSSGELAVFEVDDAGKVQRLKLDENYTYPVRDWQ encoded by the coding sequence ATGATCTCGAATATTGCGGCGCACCCCGAGGTTGCCTCCGGCATCGAGTTGCTGAGCGCGTGGATCGAGGCGCAGATGGCGCAGCGCAGAGAGCCGGGCCTGTCGATCGGGATCGTCCACGATCAGGAGCTGGTGTGGGCGCGCGGCTTCGGCTACGCCGACTTGAACGAGCCGATCCCGGCGACGGCGGCCACGCGGTACCGGATTGCTTCCATCACCAAGCTGTTCACCAGCACCGGCATCCTGATGCTGCGCGACGCGGGGATGCTGCAACTCGACGACCCGGTTGAGCGGCACCTGCCCTGGTTCACGATCCGGCAACGCTTCCCGGACGCGGCGGCCATCACCATCCGCCACCTGCTGACCCACACCGCCGGCTTGCCGCGCGAGGCGGCCTTCCCCTATTGGACCGACGCCGACTTCCCTACCGGCGAGCAGGTCAGAGATGCGTTGCCGCGGCAGGAGACGGCGTTTCCCACCGAAACACGCTGGAAGTACTCCAACCTGGCACTGGTCCTGGCCGGCGAGGTAGTCGGCGCGGTTTCCGGCCGGCCCTACGAGGACTTCGTGCAACAGCGCATCCTCGATCCGCTCGGCATGCGCGACACCCTGGCCGGTCCGCCGCCTCCGGGCGCCGCCGGGGTGGCCGTGGGGCATGGACGGCGGCTCCCCGGAGCGGACCGCCCGGTGCTGAGCGCCCTTGTCGACTACCGCGGGATCGCCTCGGCCGCCAACATGACCTCCAACGTGACCGACCTGGCGAAGTTCGCGATGCTGCAGTTTCGGGACCGGCGGGCCGGGGGCGATCAACTCCTGTGCGGCAGCTCGTTGCGCGAGATGCAGCGCGTGCACTGGCTCGACCCGAGCTGGGAATATGGCTGGGGACTCGGTTTCAAGGTGATCAGGCAGGGAGACGCCACCTACGTCGGGCACAGCGGTCAGGCGCCGGGGTACCGCACCCAGGTGCTCCTCCGTCCGGCGGACAAGACCGGCGTGATCGCGCTCAGCAACGCGCACGACTGCGATGCCCTGCGCTACTGCGACCGCGCTTTCCAGTGGGTGCTGCCGGCGGTGCTGCGAGCCTCCGCACCCGCACCGGAACCGGTCACGCCGGACCCCGGCTGGCAACGCTACGTCGGCCGCTACCGCGATGCCTGGAGCGACTCCCAGGTGCTGGTCCGCGGCGGCAAGCTGGTGATCATCGACCCGGCTGCGGACGATCCTTTGGACACGATGGCTACGCTCGCGCCGGTAGCCGAACACGTCTTCCGCTACGAGTCCGGCGACGGCTACAGCTCAAGCGGCGAACTGGCGGTGTTCGAGGTAGACGACGCCGGCAAGGTGCAGCGCCTCAAGCTGGACGAGAACTACACCTACCCGGTCCGGGACTGGCAGTAA
- a CDS encoding type II toxin-antitoxin system HicB family antitoxin, translating to MERCPDTGFFVGYVPGFPGAHTQGETIEELSDDPKEVISMLLDHGDHAIPVRLNCPAEVEGGVAYDEDD from the coding sequence GTGGAGCGTTGCCCGGATACCGGGTTCTTTGTCGGTTATGTTCCTGGTTTCCCGGGTGCGCATACCCAAGGGGAAACGATCGAGGAGCTCTCCGATGACCCCAAAGAGGTGATTTCCATGCTTCTCGACCATGGCGACCATGCGATACCGGTGCGGCTGAATTGCCCCGCGGAGGTTGAAGGAGGGGTGGCATACGATGAAGATGACTGA
- a CDS encoding phage Gp37/Gp68 family protein, producing the protein MSRSTIEWTEVTWNPVTGCTKISDGCKYCYAERMANRLQAMGLEKYRDGFTVTVHESILREPLTWRRPRIVFVNSMSDLFHEAVPSTFIEAVFKIMNRASQHTFQVLTKRPSRAVRLNNRLSWTPNIWLGTSIESERWLGRLKKLRATGARTRFLSLEPLLGPLHGIPLQGIDWVIAGGESGPGARPMEPEWVRDIRDNCVRCGVPFFFKQWGGVFKKKVGRTLDGRTWDQLPASPLRPS; encoded by the coding sequence ATGTCGCGATCTACTATTGAGTGGACCGAGGTTACCTGGAATCCGGTGACCGGTTGTACGAAGATCAGTGATGGGTGCAAGTACTGCTACGCAGAGCGGATGGCCAATCGTTTGCAAGCCATGGGGTTGGAGAAGTACCGTGACGGGTTTACGGTGACAGTTCACGAAAGCATCCTCCGTGAGCCGCTGACTTGGCGGAGGCCGCGGATCGTGTTTGTCAACTCCATGTCAGACCTGTTCCACGAAGCAGTACCATCGACATTTATCGAAGCTGTGTTCAAAATCATGAACCGCGCATCGCAACATACGTTCCAGGTTCTCACCAAGCGACCGAGCCGTGCGGTCCGGCTGAACAACCGATTATCATGGACGCCGAATATTTGGCTCGGTACGAGTATCGAGTCCGAACGATGGCTAGGCCGGCTCAAGAAGCTCCGGGCAACCGGTGCTCGCACTCGGTTCCTGTCGCTTGAGCCTCTGCTCGGACCACTACACGGAATCCCGCTGCAAGGTATCGACTGGGTGATAGCCGGAGGTGAGTCTGGCCCCGGCGCTCGTCCGATGGAGCCCGAGTGGGTGCGCGATATCAGGGACAACTGCGTGCGCTGTGGTGTGCCGTTCTTTTTCAAACAATGGGGTGGCGTGTTCAAGAAAAAGGTGGGGCGAACTCTGGACGGCCGAACGTGGGATCAGCTACCCGCTTCCCCGCTTCGTCCATCATAG
- a CDS encoding ribokinase: MAAREAPAREPAAVVVIGSYLVALVMEVERFPAVGETVNGGGYFETHGGKGSNMAVQAARLGARCSFAGRVGDDGRGRAFRAMLTGEGVDTGHLHLQEGIATGVGFVILGPGGQNMISIDSGANGRFSTADVDRAGAAMRPPATVLTQLEIPLATAMRGMRRGREAGCTTILNPAPAQDLSAHDLLSVSVITPNETEARVCLGMAASERADEETLGRRLLERGCGAALLTLGERGCLCVTAAGSEHVPGFAIEEVVDTTGAGDAFNATLAVALSEGQPLVEAARFANAAAALCCTRLATLPAYHTREQVDTFLESVRSPRDTDDDQDRYRSIASRPALSDKEQRT; encoded by the coding sequence ATGGCCGCGCGCGAGGCGCCGGCGCGGGAGCCGGCGGCGGTGGTGGTGATCGGCAGCTACCTGGTGGCGCTGGTGATGGAGGTGGAGCGGTTCCCGGCGGTCGGCGAGACCGTGAACGGCGGCGGCTACTTCGAGACCCACGGCGGCAAGGGTTCCAACATGGCGGTGCAGGCCGCCCGCCTCGGGGCGCGCTGCTCGTTCGCGGGCCGCGTCGGCGACGATGGGCGCGGGCGGGCGTTCCGCGCCATGCTCACCGGCGAGGGCGTGGATACCGGTCACTTGCACCTGCAAGAGGGGATCGCCACCGGCGTCGGTTTCGTGATCCTCGGCCCCGGCGGCCAGAACATGATTTCCATCGACAGCGGCGCCAACGGGCGGTTCTCGACCGCCGACGTGGACCGCGCCGGCGCCGCCATGCGCCCCCCGGCCACCGTGCTCACCCAGCTCGAGATCCCGCTCGCCACCGCCATGCGCGGCATGCGGCGCGGCCGCGAGGCGGGCTGCACCACCATCCTCAACCCGGCACCGGCGCAGGACCTGTCGGCGCACGACCTGTTGAGCGTGTCGGTGATCACCCCCAACGAGACCGAGGCGCGCGTGTGCCTGGGCATGGCGGCCTCCGAGCGTGCCGACGAGGAAACCCTGGGCCGCCGCCTGCTGGAGCGCGGCTGCGGCGCCGCCCTGCTCACCCTCGGCGAGCGCGGCTGCCTGTGCGTCACCGCCGCCGGCAGCGAGCACGTGCCCGGCTTCGCGATCGAAGAGGTGGTCGACACCACCGGCGCCGGCGACGCCTTCAACGCCACCCTCGCGGTGGCGCTTTCCGAGGGCCAGCCGCTTGTGGAGGCGGCGCGCTTCGCCAACGCCGCCGCTGCACTGTGCTGCACCCGGCTTGCCACCCTGCCCGCCTACCACACGCGCGAACAGGTCGACACATTCCTCGAGTCTGTACGGTCACCCCGTGACACGGACGACGATCAAGACCGATACCGAAGCATCGCCAGCCGGCCGGCGCTTTCGGACAAGGAACAACGAACATGA
- a CDS encoding aspartate aminotransferase family protein — protein MSTAAVAGDTTVTIESLLSEYRERNKASYRLFQRAQSMLPGGNTRTGVFVEPFPLYVERAAGAELVDVDGNRRVDFVNNASALILGHAHPAVVGAIGERAARGTAYFAPCPLEVELAELLAERIPSLDRLRFCSSGTEAVLGALRAAPAFTGRPMIAKFEGAYHGIDDPALISYLPPLGPELGPAERPLPVAASAGLAPGTAEHVLVLPFNDGEACDALIREHAERLAAVIVDPLSTAARMTLPAPGFLETLRSVTSELGIVLIFDEVVSFRAGRGGAQGVYGIRPDLTCLAKVVAGGTPGGAFGGRADIMALYDPSDSGPAIPQSGTYNGNPIVMAAGLATLRTMTDAAYGDIHERTARLGDGLRRVFSDAGVPGCVVTAGSLFQLYFLAEAPRNYREAARDDGARQRWLYFRLMNHGIVTRRGGNVSLPMTDRHVDRLVEEVESALRHLPR, from the coding sequence ATGTCCACCGCTGCCGTTGCCGGCGACACCACCGTTACCATCGAATCGCTGTTGTCCGAGTACCGGGAGCGGAACAAGGCTTCCTACCGGTTGTTCCAGCGGGCGCAGTCGATGTTGCCGGGGGGGAACACGCGGACCGGGGTGTTCGTGGAGCCGTTTCCGCTGTACGTGGAGCGCGCGGCGGGGGCGGAACTGGTCGATGTGGACGGCAACCGGCGCGTCGACTTCGTGAACAACGCCAGCGCGTTGATTCTGGGGCATGCGCATCCCGCCGTGGTGGGGGCGATCGGGGAGCGGGCGGCGCGCGGGACCGCCTACTTCGCGCCCTGTCCGCTGGAGGTGGAGCTCGCGGAGCTGCTGGCCGAGCGCATCCCGTCGCTGGATCGGCTGCGCTTCTGCAGCTCCGGGACGGAGGCGGTGCTGGGCGCACTGCGGGCGGCGCCCGCGTTCACCGGGCGGCCGATGATCGCCAAGTTCGAGGGCGCCTACCACGGCATCGACGACCCGGCGCTGATCAGCTACCTGCCGCCGCTCGGCCCGGAGCTGGGGCCGGCGGAACGGCCGCTGCCGGTGGCCGCCTCCGCGGGGCTGGCGCCGGGTACGGCCGAGCATGTGCTCGTGCTGCCGTTCAACGACGGCGAGGCGTGCGATGCGTTGATCCGCGAGCACGCTGAGCGGCTGGCCGCGGTGATCGTTGATCCCCTGTCCACCGCAGCCCGCATGACCCTGCCGGCACCCGGCTTCCTGGAGACCCTGCGCAGTGTTACCAGCGAACTCGGCATTGTGCTGATCTTCGACGAGGTGGTGAGCTTCCGCGCCGGCCGCGGCGGCGCGCAGGGCGTGTACGGCATCCGGCCCGACCTGACCTGCCTGGCAAAGGTGGTGGCCGGCGGCACGCCGGGAGGCGCGTTCGGCGGGCGCGCCGACATCATGGCGCTGTACGACCCGAGCGACAGCGGGCCGGCGATCCCGCAGTCCGGCACCTACAACGGCAACCCGATCGTGATGGCGGCGGGCCTGGCCACGCTGCGAACCATGACCGACGCGGCGTACGGTGACATTCACGAGCGCACCGCCCGGCTGGGCGACGGCCTGCGGCGGGTGTTCTCCGACGCGGGAGTGCCGGGCTGCGTGGTCACCGCCGGGTCGCTGTTCCAGCTCTACTTCCTGGCCGAGGCGCCGCGCAACTACCGGGAGGCGGCCCGCGACGACGGCGCGCGGCAGCGCTGGCTGTACTTCCGGCTGATGAACCATGGCATCGTGACCCGCCGCGGCGGCAACGTGTCGCTGCCCATGACCGACCGCCACGTCGACCGGCTGGTGGAGGAAGTGGAGAGCGCCCTGCGCCACCTGCCGCGCTGA
- a CDS encoding SUMF1/EgtB/PvdO family nonheme iron enzyme produces MVIDLHEWSYDGAALVGRDAAAAQALEERRAELREQLDGRLFERDDLAWYRGAWVEAFLFMYDTSFYDRAAGRYRIDEVLDDGEREFGGYDFILLWQSYPRLGIDGRNQLDLYRDMPGGLPGLRDMVQRAHDRGVRVFVNYNPWDVGTRREQDGQGDGEGLAGIIAAIGADGVFLDTMTMDEPGFREPLERANPSIVFNPEGIPPTSALSSVAGSWLQRRAVTPPGLLTIRWLQPRFSFRAIERTALDRSEVVQKGFFHGCGHVVWENIFGWWNPWAEADRALLRRCTWILREHAGAFQDMDWQPYVATLADGVYAHRWQDGQTTVHTLFNASGSPLEGPLLRVAARDATGGALRHYDLWNGRELTAASSDGGGEFATLPVTMAPESAGCIVSAPGDAAVRFPPPDPPAAAEAVTTRGRAYRDRVTVEDHEPRPVTATPPVVPGSEPADMCRVDSGPPLQMQLRHNVAAFMEGACYGSQEEHRAKHHPPQTVDLPNYWVDRTEVTNAQYRSFLEDARYRPTELHNYLRHWDRGEAAEAPWQWRIPDAKDNHPVVWVDLDDARAYARWAGKRLPTEPEWHRAAGNGMWPWGEVFDAERCNGAGDDTTPVDRFPDGASPWGCLDLAGNVWEWTESERDDGHTRYAIVRGGSHLIVVGSKWYQASGAQPNDCHEKVLLMYPGTDRCATIGFRCVKDEA; encoded by the coding sequence GTGGTGATTGATCTTCACGAGTGGTCCTACGATGGCGCCGCGCTGGTCGGGCGCGACGCGGCGGCGGCACAGGCGCTGGAGGAGCGCCGGGCGGAGTTGCGCGAGCAGCTCGACGGCAGGTTGTTCGAGCGCGACGACCTGGCCTGGTACCGTGGCGCCTGGGTGGAAGCGTTCCTGTTCATGTACGACACGTCGTTCTACGACCGCGCCGCCGGGCGCTACCGGATAGACGAGGTCCTGGACGACGGCGAGCGCGAGTTCGGCGGCTACGACTTCATTCTGCTGTGGCAGTCGTATCCGCGGTTGGGGATCGACGGCCGCAACCAGTTGGACCTGTACCGCGACATGCCGGGCGGCCTGCCGGGACTGCGCGACATGGTGCAGCGCGCCCACGACCGCGGCGTGCGCGTGTTCGTGAACTACAACCCGTGGGACGTCGGCACCCGGCGCGAGCAGGACGGACAGGGCGACGGCGAGGGATTGGCTGGCATCATCGCGGCGATCGGTGCCGACGGCGTGTTTCTGGACACCATGACCATGGACGAGCCCGGCTTCCGCGAGCCGCTGGAGCGCGCCAATCCGTCGATCGTGTTCAACCCGGAGGGCATTCCGCCGACGTCGGCACTGTCCTCGGTGGCCGGGAGCTGGCTGCAGCGGCGCGCGGTCACTCCACCGGGGCTGCTCACCATTCGCTGGCTGCAGCCGCGCTTTTCGTTCCGCGCCATCGAGCGCACCGCGCTCGATCGCAGCGAGGTGGTGCAGAAGGGGTTTTTCCACGGCTGCGGGCACGTGGTGTGGGAGAATATATTCGGCTGGTGGAACCCATGGGCGGAGGCGGACCGCGCCCTGCTGCGCCGCTGCACCTGGATTCTGCGCGAGCATGCCGGCGCCTTCCAGGACATGGACTGGCAGCCCTACGTGGCGACCCTGGCCGACGGCGTATACGCGCATCGCTGGCAGGATGGGCAGACCACGGTGCACACCCTGTTCAACGCGTCCGGGTCGCCGCTCGAAGGGCCACTGCTGCGCGTTGCCGCCCGTGACGCCACCGGCGGCGCCCTGCGCCACTATGACCTGTGGAACGGACGCGAGTTGACCGCGGCGTCGTCCGACGGCGGTGGCGAGTTCGCGACCTTGCCGGTGACGATGGCGCCCGAGTCGGCGGGCTGTATCGTGTCGGCGCCGGGGGACGCAGCGGTGCGTTTCCCGCCGCCCGATCCGCCCGCCGCCGCGGAAGCCGTGACCACGCGCGGGCGCGCGTACCGCGACCGGGTCACGGTGGAGGACCACGAGCCGCGCCCGGTCACCGCGACCCCGCCGGTGGTGCCGGGCAGCGAGCCCGCCGACATGTGCCGGGTGGACAGCGGTCCGCCGCTGCAGATGCAGCTCCGTCACAACGTGGCCGCGTTCATGGAGGGCGCGTGCTACGGCAGCCAGGAGGAGCACCGCGCCAAGCACCATCCGCCGCAGACGGTGGACCTGCCAAACTACTGGGTCGACCGTACCGAGGTCACCAATGCCCAGTACCGGTCGTTCCTGGAGGACGCGCGCTACCGGCCCACCGAACTGCACAACTACCTGCGCCATTGGGACCGCGGCGAGGCGGCGGAGGCGCCGTGGCAGTGGCGCATCCCGGACGCCAAGGACAACCACCCGGTGGTGTGGGTGGACCTGGACGACGCCCGCGCCTACGCGCGCTGGGCCGGCAAGCGGCTGCCCACCGAGCCGGAGTGGCACCGCGCCGCCGGCAACGGAATGTGGCCGTGGGGCGAAGTGTTCGACGCGGAGCGCTGCAACGGCGCCGGCGACGACACCACGCCGGTCGACCGTTTCCCGGACGGGGCGAGCCCGTGGGGATGCCTCGACCTAGCGGGCAACGTGTGGGAGTGGACCGAGAGCGAGCGCGACGACGGCCACACCCGCTACGCCATCGTGCGCGGCGGCAGCCACCTGATCGTGGTGGGCAGCAAGTGGTACCAGGCCAGCGGCGCGCAGCCCAACGACTGCCACGAGAAGGTGCTGCTGATGTACCCGGGCACCGACCGCTGCGCCACCATCGGCTTCCGCTGCGTCAAGGACGAGGCGTAA
- the tcmP gene encoding three-Cys-motif partner protein TcmP, with product MTNIMQQQVAEARAEYGGGWTIEKLSVIGHYLDRYTTAMKNQPFRLMYIDAFAGTGRVGFGQAETEFIHGSAMRALLTKDKPFDRIVLVENDPSHYAELERLRNKHRDRDIEVRNMDANQYLRYLREDWSIWRGVLFLDPFATQVEWSTVEKIAGFGALDTWIMFPVSAIARMLPTSKRPDEIADGWVNRLERVYGDDSWRELYRESRQLDLFGRVEHERDPGIDGLVTIYETKLIQLFGERFLLDTRILKNTKGSALFVMMFCVGSSNPRAVALAKRIAKHIVDNI from the coding sequence ATGACGAATATCATGCAGCAGCAAGTGGCAGAAGCTCGAGCTGAGTACGGTGGCGGATGGACCATAGAGAAACTGAGTGTAATAGGACACTACCTCGATCGTTACACGACAGCAATGAAGAACCAACCGTTTCGACTCATGTACATTGATGCGTTTGCCGGCACTGGCCGCGTGGGGTTTGGACAGGCTGAAACCGAATTCATACACGGTTCCGCGATGAGAGCGCTGCTAACGAAGGACAAACCGTTCGACAGGATAGTCCTTGTCGAAAACGATCCGAGCCACTACGCCGAGCTGGAGCGGCTACGGAATAAACACAGAGATAGGGACATCGAAGTCAGAAACATGGATGCGAATCAGTACCTGAGGTATTTGCGCGAAGACTGGAGCATATGGCGTGGTGTGTTGTTTCTTGATCCTTTTGCAACGCAGGTGGAGTGGTCGACCGTCGAGAAGATAGCTGGATTTGGAGCGCTCGACACGTGGATTATGTTTCCCGTCTCTGCAATTGCGCGTATGCTTCCAACATCGAAACGGCCTGATGAAATTGCAGATGGATGGGTCAATCGACTAGAGCGAGTGTATGGTGACGACAGCTGGCGAGAGCTCTATAGGGAGAGTAGACAGCTTGACTTATTCGGGAGAGTTGAGCATGAGCGTGATCCTGGGATCGACGGACTCGTGACGATTTACGAGACGAAACTCATTCAGCTATTCGGAGAGAGATTTCTATTGGACACTCGAATTCTCAAGAACACCAAGGGCTCGGCTCTCTTTGTCATGATGTTCTGTGTTGGTAGCAGCAATCCAAGGGCAGTCGCGCTGGCCAAACGCATCGCGAAACATATAGTCGACAATATCTAG
- a CDS encoding sugar phosphate isomerase/epimerase, whose protein sequence is MKLGFSTLGCPRWPYETIVARAREYGFDGFEIRGVMGEMDLLKVPELQPGRRAETLRMAHDAGLEIMMLMTGCRFSSASAADRQANVDEAKANMDLARAMGTDKIRLYGGNIAPDVGPGQAYGWIADCLRTVAEYGATVGVAAAIETHDGFVDSFLVRDMLARVDHPFMKVEWDVHHPWRMFGQTPAQCWENLGPHVVDTHFKDSFLTDGEKDGYRYCLLGDGDMPVRDALRVLKAGGYDGYLTLEWEKAWKDYLPEPEVGFPQYVRQMRAYLAELD, encoded by the coding sequence ATGAAACTCGGCTTTTCCACGCTCGGCTGCCCGCGCTGGCCCTACGAAACCATCGTGGCGCGGGCGCGCGAGTATGGCTTCGACGGGTTCGAGATCCGCGGCGTGATGGGCGAGATGGACCTGCTCAAGGTGCCGGAACTGCAGCCGGGCCGCCGCGCCGAGACGCTCCGCATGGCGCACGACGCCGGCCTGGAGATCATGATGCTGATGACCGGCTGCCGGTTTTCCTCGGCCTCGGCCGCCGACCGGCAGGCCAACGTCGACGAGGCGAAGGCCAACATGGACCTGGCGCGCGCCATGGGGACCGACAAGATTCGCCTGTACGGCGGCAACATCGCCCCGGACGTCGGCCCCGGACAGGCCTACGGCTGGATTGCCGACTGCCTGCGCACCGTGGCCGAATACGGCGCCACCGTCGGGGTAGCCGCGGCGATCGAGACGCACGACGGCTTCGTCGACTCGTTCCTGGTCAGGGACATGCTGGCGCGCGTGGATCACCCGTTCATGAAGGTGGAGTGGGACGTGCATCACCCGTGGCGCATGTTCGGCCAGACCCCGGCGCAGTGCTGGGAAAACCTCGGCCCGCACGTGGTGGACACCCACTTCAAGGACTCGTTCCTGACCGACGGCGAGAAGGACGGCTACCGCTACTGCCTGCTCGGCGACGGCGACATGCCGGTGCGTGACGCGCTGCGTGTGCTCAAGGCCGGCGGCTACGACGGCTACCTGACCCTGGAGTGGGAGAAGGCGTGGAAGGACTACCTGCCCGAGCCGGAGGTCGGCTTCCCGCAATACGTTCGCCAGATGCGCGCCTACCTGGCCGAACTCGACTGA
- a CDS encoding sugar phosphate isomerase/epimerase gives MRLGIVGMVPADPRAITGEQLQRVAALGVSAACFHVPAAVLAELTGADLRACRQRYRDAGLGLAQMGVGYGECLFDPDPAVRAAIQATIARGLEAAGELDAGVVLIRTGSLSRTGSYSPSPRNHEPGRLETLIGELRTVAAAAESAGITVVVETHNLTILGTPEINRRVIEAVGSPRLGVVMDFVNHFQSLQQAYASTARIDHIFDVMGPIAPIGHIKDLATADGFVVHLDEALPGEGCLDLHTAVRRWEALAPDRYLLVEHLPDERIPAAVANVQRIAAEAGVAIH, from the coding sequence GTGCGGCTCGGCATAGTCGGCATGGTGCCGGCCGACCCGCGCGCGATCACCGGCGAGCAGTTGCAGCGGGTGGCCGCCCTCGGCGTTTCGGCGGCCTGTTTCCACGTGCCCGCGGCGGTACTGGCGGAGTTGACCGGCGCCGATCTGCGCGCCTGCCGGCAGCGCTACCGGGACGCCGGGCTGGGGCTGGCGCAGATGGGCGTCGGCTACGGCGAGTGTCTGTTCGACCCCGATCCGGCCGTGCGCGCCGCCATTCAGGCCACTATCGCGCGCGGCCTCGAGGCGGCGGGTGAACTGGACGCCGGCGTGGTGTTGATCCGCACCGGCAGCCTCAGCCGCACCGGCTCCTACAGCCCGTCGCCGCGCAACCACGAGCCGGGCCGCCTGGAAACCCTGATCGGCGAGCTGCGCACCGTTGCCGCGGCCGCCGAGTCGGCCGGGATCACGGTGGTGGTGGAGACCCACAACCTGACCATTCTCGGCACTCCGGAGATCAACCGCCGGGTGATCGAGGCGGTGGGCTCGCCGCGGCTCGGGGTGGTGATGGACTTCGTCAACCACTTCCAGTCGCTGCAGCAGGCCTATGCCAGCACGGCGCGCATCGACCACATCTTCGACGTGATGGGACCGATCGCCCCGATCGGCCACATCAAGGATCTGGCCACGGCGGACGGCTTCGTCGTGCACCTCGACGAGGCCCTCCCGGGAGAGGGCTGCCTGGACCTGCACACCGCGGTGCGCCGCTGGGAGGCGCTGGCCCCGGACCGCTACCTGCTGGTCGAACACCTTCCCGACGAGCGCATCCCGGCTGCGGTGGCCAACGTGCAGCGCATCGCCGCCGAGGCCGGCGTGGCGATTCACTGA
- a CDS encoding mandelate racemase/muconate lactonizing enzyme family protein produces MRITAVTPILTDRYLLVRVATDAGLTGNGEAGLWARHEVVAREIESLAEYFVGKDPARIEHHHQALSRATHFMGSVASAALSAIDVALWDIAGKAAGLPVHRLLGGRCRDRIKVFENVAGDNVEARADHARELVERGFTALRTQPFFAGWERTESSSAVIGEAVEIVGAIRDAVGDRADLGVEIHRNLTPDEAITLAHELAPFRLSYYEDPLPPENEDALEYVARHVDLPIAAGERSYNLFQFASLIGRRIAAFVRPDLSLAGGITQVKKIAAVAEANFVRVFPHLMGSPVNTCAFAQVDAAIPNYYVQEANLPHSAAREIVDHPPQVIDGYLQLPDRPGIGIEIDESAAARFPFHPRRPTVPHNPDASIRH; encoded by the coding sequence ATGCGCATCACCGCCGTCACGCCGATCCTGACCGACCGCTACCTGCTGGTGCGGGTGGCCACCGACGCCGGCCTCACCGGCAACGGCGAGGCGGGCCTGTGGGCTCGCCACGAGGTGGTGGCGCGCGAGATCGAGTCGCTCGCCGAGTACTTCGTCGGCAAGGACCCGGCGCGCATCGAGCACCACCACCAGGCGCTGTCGCGCGCCACCCACTTCATGGGCTCGGTCGCCAGCGCCGCGCTCAGCGCCATCGACGTGGCGCTGTGGGACATCGCCGGCAAGGCGGCCGGCCTGCCGGTGCACCGCCTGCTCGGCGGCCGCTGCCGCGACCGCATCAAGGTGTTCGAGAACGTCGCCGGCGACAACGTCGAGGCGCGCGCCGACCACGCCCGCGAACTGGTGGAACGCGGCTTCACCGCGCTGCGCACGCAGCCGTTCTTCGCCGGCTGGGAGCGCACGGAATCCTCCAGCGCCGTGATCGGCGAGGCCGTCGAGATAGTCGGCGCCATTCGCGACGCCGTCGGCGACCGCGCCGACCTCGGCGTCGAAATCCACCGCAACCTTACCCCCGACGAGGCGATCACCCTGGCCCACGAACTCGCCCCGTTCCGGCTCAGCTACTACGAGGACCCGCTGCCACCGGAGAACGAGGACGCCCTGGAGTACGTCGCCCGCCACGTCGACCTGCCGATCGCCGCCGGCGAGCGCAGCTACAACCTGTTCCAGTTCGCATCGCTGATCGGCCGCCGCATCGCCGCCTTCGTCCGTCCCGACCTGTCGCTCGCCGGCGGCATCACCCAGGTAAAGAAGATCGCCGCCGTCGCCGAGGCCAACTTCGTGCGCGTGTTCCCGCACCTGATGGGCAGCCCGGTCAACACCTGCGCCTTCGCCCAGGTCGACGCCGCCATCCCCAACTACTACGTCCAGGAGGCCAACCTGCCGCACAGCGCCGCCCGCGAAATCGTCGACCACCCCCCACAAGTGATCGACGGCTACCTGCAACTCCCCGACCGCCCCGGCATCGGCATCGAAATCGACGAGTCCGCCGCCGCCCGCTTCCCGTTCCACCCCCGCCGCCCCACCGTCCCCCACAACCCCGATGCCTCCATCCGCCACTGA